The following are from one region of the Trichoderma breve strain T069 chromosome 5, whole genome shotgun sequence genome:
- a CDS encoding NB-ARC domain-containing protein codes for MADGYDDTTSQWAYMYPMRQTGRSQPSSATLTGSTMGDYSNIHQGDQNMNIEQFHHVTNNYACPLPHMESRPTSYPHQGRPRTPCWTVPFGRNKDFVGRESILKQLLDMIPPNADKDDCQQTVINGLGGVGKTQIALEAAFRVRARCPDCHVFWVPAINTTTFVNAYHEIGRELNIQIDKDDETDIKLLVKAALSQSSDNWLLIIDNADEATLFGETSEVTSLGGYLPFNLKGSILFTTRNVEVSQKLDIRKNNIVHLTGMSQSEATNMLQNGLGPQQMSDAQSLESLLEFLANLPLAIKQASAYMIKTGIAISQYLEYCHSSDEALIRLLSKNFDDRTRYETTQNPVATT; via the coding sequence ATGGCTGATGGCTACGATGATACAACAAGCCAATGGGCATACATGTACCCCATGCGACAGACGGGGCGATCACAGCCTTCCAGTGCCACTTTGACCGGGTCTACAATGGGAGACTACAGCAATATacatcaaggagatcaaaATATGAACATAGAACAGTTTCACCATGTCACTAACAACTATGCCTGTCCGCTACCTCACATGGAGAGCCGCCCAACATCTTACCCTCACCAAGGTCGACCGAGGACGCCTTGTTGGACCGTTCCGTTTGGCCGAAACAAGGACTTTGTCGGCCGTGAATCGATTCTGAAGCAACTTCTCGACATGATCCCTCCCAATGCAGACAAAGATGACTGCCAACAGACTGTTATCAATGGACTTGGCGGCGTCGGAAAGACCCAAATCGCCCTTGAAGCTGCCTTTCGCGTCCGCGCCAGATGCCCAGATTGTCATGTCTTCTGGGTTCCAGCTATTAATACCACCACTTTCGTGAATGCCTACCATGAAATCGGTCGGGAGCTGAACATACAAATTGataaagatgatgaaacagACATCAAGCTACTTGTTAAAGCAGCATTAAGCCAAAGCTCTGATAACTGGCTCCTGATCATCGACAACGCTGACGAAGCGACCCTATTCGGAGAAACTAGCGAAGTCACATCCTTGGGGGGTTACCTCCCCTTTAACCTCAAAGGGTCCATCCTCTTCACAACCCGAAATGTCGAAGTCAGCCAAAAGCTTGACATCCGGAAAAATAATATTGTCCATCTTACGGGGATGAGTCAATCAGAAGCGACCAATATGCTGCAGAACGGTTTAGGTCCACAGCAAATGAGTGATGCGCAGAGCTTAGAGAGCTTGCTTGAGTTTTTGGCCAATTTGCCGCTTGCTATTAAACAAGCGTCTGCATACATGATAAAGACTGGGATCGCGATTTCTCAATATCTTGAGTATTGTCATTCCAGCGACGAGGCCTTAATTAGGCTGTTAAGCAAAAACTTTGACGATCGAACACGCTACGAGACCACTCAAAATCCAGTTGCCACAACTTGA
- a CDS encoding cerato-platanin domain-containing protein has protein sequence MQLTSLFTATTLFMASTATYVSWDTGYDDPSRPLEDVSCSDGPNGLITKYHWQTQGQISNFPYIGGAQGITWNSPQCGACYKLEYGGRSIHVLAIDAAYNGGFNIALKALNELTDGHAIEWGHVDAIVTQVPTKECGLNTVE, from the exons ATGCAGCTCACCAGCCTCTTTACCGCTACTACCCTCTTCATGGCTTCCACTGCCACTTATG TTTCCTGGGACACTGGTTATGATGATCCTTCTCGTCCCTTGGAAGATGTGTCTTGCTCTGACGGCCCCAATGGCCTCATCACCAAATACCATTGGCAAACCCAGGGTCAAATCTCCAACTTTCCCTACATTGGTGGCGCCCAAGGCATTACTTGGAACTCTCCGCAATGCGGAGCCTGTTATAAACTGGAGTATGGAGGTCGCAGTATCCATGTCTTGGCTATTGACGCCGCTTATAATGGCGGCTTTAACATCGCGCTGAAAGCCTTGAATGAGCTTACTGACGGCCATGCTATTGAGTGGGGTCATGTGGATGCTATAGTTACGCAGGTTCCTACAAAGGAGTGTGGATTGAATACCGTGGAATGA
- a CDS encoding hsp20/alpha crystallin family domain-containing protein has translation MAFPQRHFYTPETSFTPLFRLLDDFDNYSRPINAQQQGRRSGLMHWQPKFDMRETNSAYELHGELPGTSKENVNVEFTDPQNMLISGKIERTYTSGTPPAGTLEGIASRGKIAEGGEGQAKTSSREATAEDATEDTAKYWLTERSIGEFSRNFSFPTRVNQENVTASFKDGILNITVPKAAKHESRRITVN, from the coding sequence ATGGCTTTCCCCCAGCGTCACTTTTACACCCCCGAGACATCCTTCACTCCTCTCTTCCGCCTTCTTGATGATTTTGACAATTATTCTCGTCCGATTAATGCTCAGCAACAAGGCCGCCGCTCTGGTCTGATGCACTGGCAACCAAAATTTGACATGCGCGAGACGAACTCTGCGTATGAGCTCCATGGCGAGCTGCCCGGCACGAGCAAAGAGAATGTGAACGTTGAATTCACCGATCCTCAAAATATGCTCATTAGCGGTAAAATTGAGAGGACATACACTTCTGGCACCCCACCTGCTGGAACCCTGGAGGGAATTGCATCGAGAGGCAAGATCGCcgagggcggcgagggaCAGGCCAAGACATCTTCCCGCGAAGCAACCGCCGAGGATGCGACTGAAGATACGGCCAAGTACTGGCTCACTGAGCGTAGTATTGGCGAATTCTCACGCAACTTCAGTTTCCCTACTCGTGTCAACCAAGAAAACGTAACAGCAAGTTTTAAAGacggcatcctcaacattACTGTTCCCAAGGCTGCTAAACACGAGTCACGCCGCATTACCGTCAACTAA